The proteins below come from a single Streptomyces sp. M92 genomic window:
- a CDS encoding pyridoxamine 5'-phosphate oxidase family protein: MPSDAQLAVGLLGRTAYGRAATTMRALPFLATARHIVADGRVLLRMPRSCGYHQVCAGSVVAYGADNLGSAAPGESVWTVQVVGRCETHEPSAAEIDRFGPAPGRVDGEPFEPVYLRIEPRFGSVHVTEGPAGVL; encoded by the coding sequence ATGCCCTCCGACGCACAGCTCGCCGTCGGCCTGCTCGGCCGCACCGCCTACGGCCGGGCGGCCACCACCATGCGAGCCTTGCCCTTCCTCGCCACCGCGCGGCACATCGTGGCCGACGGCCGGGTCCTGCTGCGCATGCCGAGGAGCTGCGGATACCACCAGGTGTGCGCCGGGAGCGTCGTGGCGTACGGCGCGGACAACCTCGGCTCGGCCGCGCCCGGTGAGAGCGTGTGGACCGTGCAGGTCGTGGGGCGGTGCGAGACGCACGAGCCGAGCGCCGCCGAGATCGACCGGTTCGGTCCGGCGCCGGGCCGGGTGGACGGTGAGCCGTTCGAGCCGGTCTACCTGCGGATCGAGCCGCGGTTCGGGTCGGTGCACGTGACGGAGGGGCCCGCCGGGGTGCTGTGA
- a CDS encoding alpha-ketoacid dehydrogenase subunit beta has translation MALAKAINESLRRALESDPKVLIMGEDVGKLGGVFRVTDGLQKDFGEDRVIDTPLAESGIVGTAIGLALRGYRPVVEIQFDGFVFPAYDQIVTQLAKMHARSLGKVKLPVVIRIPYGGGIGAVEHHSESPEALFAHVAGLKVVSPSNAADAYWMMQQAIQSDDPVIYFEPKRRYWDKAEVDAEAIPGPLHAARVVREGTDLTLAAYGPMVKLCQEVADAAAEEGRSLEVVDLRSISPVDFDTVQTSVEKTRRLVVVHEAPVFLGSGAEIAARITERCFYHLEAPVLRVGGYHAPYPPARLEEEYLPDLDRVLDAVDRSLAY, from the coding sequence ATGGCGCTGGCCAAGGCGATCAACGAGTCGCTGCGCCGCGCGCTGGAGTCGGACCCCAAGGTCCTGATCATGGGCGAGGACGTCGGCAAGCTCGGCGGTGTCTTCCGGGTCACCGACGGCCTGCAGAAGGACTTCGGCGAGGACCGGGTCATCGACACCCCGCTGGCCGAGTCCGGCATCGTCGGCACCGCCATCGGCCTGGCCCTGCGCGGGTACCGCCCGGTGGTGGAGATCCAGTTCGACGGCTTCGTCTTCCCGGCCTACGACCAGATCGTCACGCAGCTGGCCAAGATGCACGCCCGCTCGCTGGGCAAGGTCAAGCTGCCCGTCGTCATCCGCATCCCCTACGGCGGCGGCATCGGCGCGGTCGAGCACCACTCCGAGTCCCCGGAGGCGCTGTTCGCGCACGTCGCCGGCCTGAAGGTGGTCTCCCCGTCGAACGCGGCGGACGCCTACTGGATGATGCAGCAGGCCATCCAGAGCGACGACCCGGTGATCTACTTCGAGCCCAAGCGCCGGTACTGGGACAAGGCCGAGGTCGACGCCGAGGCGATCCCGGGCCCGCTGCACGCCGCGCGGGTGGTGCGCGAGGGCACCGACCTCACGCTGGCCGCGTACGGCCCGATGGTGAAGCTCTGCCAGGAGGTCGCGGACGCGGCGGCCGAGGAGGGGCGCTCCCTGGAGGTCGTGGACCTGCGCTCGATCTCCCCGGTCGACTTCGACACGGTCCAGACCTCGGTGGAGAAGACCCGCCGCCTGGTCGTGGTCCACGAGGCACCGGTGTTCCTGGGCTCGGGCGCGGAGATCGCGGCCCGGATCACGGAGCGCTGCTTCTACCACCTGGAGGCCCCGGTCCTGAGGGTCGGCGGCTACCACGCGCCGTATCCGCCGGCGCGTCTGGAGGAGGAGTACCTGCCGGACCTGGACCGGGTGCTGGACGCCGTCGACCGCTCGCTGGCGTACTGA
- a CDS encoding protein kinase domain-containing protein translates to MSQDAGQGRYAGRALAGGRYQLRDLLGEGGMASVHLAYDSVLDRQVAIKTLHTELGREQAFRERFRREAQAVAKLTHTNIVSVFDTGEDDLGGMTTPYIVMEYVEGRPLGSVLDEDVRQQGAMPADKALKITADVLAALEISHEMGLVHRDIKPGNVMMTKRGVVKVMDFGIARAMQSGVTSMTQTGMVVGTPQYLSPEQALGRGVDARSDLYSVGIMLFQLVTGRLPFDADSPLAIAYAHVQEEPVAPSSVNRALPPAVDALVARALKKNPNERFPSAEAMRDECQRVAASFQAAAPNIVPGAQTSSGAGVGSAVFPPVDQSTPAPTGPVQTPYQPTPNPGPNPYGTPAPTPSPAYGYPQQGGYQAPAASPYGQQHPQGAHTPPPYNLTPSAPASGSGVGRKSNKMMVVGAIAVAVLVVGGGLIGALAMNDGGEDPKGGDTTASGSPSPSKAEGYRGPDKTKTIEKDECTEPQESYNDPDKIKVPDFTFKYIGSVKECFQAAGWSMEVVEVDENTYGEGSVRDQFPVAGTDVDPDPDKMPTIQLKVSTGNPPSS, encoded by the coding sequence ATGAGCCAGGACGCCGGACAGGGCCGGTACGCGGGGCGCGCGCTCGCCGGCGGCCGCTACCAGCTGCGCGACTTGCTCGGCGAGGGCGGCATGGCCTCGGTGCACCTGGCGTACGACTCGGTGCTGGACCGGCAGGTCGCGATCAAGACGCTCCACACCGAGCTGGGGCGGGAACAGGCCTTCCGCGAGCGCTTCCGCCGCGAGGCCCAGGCAGTGGCCAAGCTCACGCACACCAACATCGTCTCCGTCTTCGACACCGGCGAGGACGACCTGGGCGGCATGACGACGCCGTACATCGTCATGGAGTACGTCGAGGGCCGGCCGCTCGGCTCGGTGCTCGACGAGGACGTCCGGCAGCAGGGCGCGATGCCCGCCGACAAGGCGCTGAAGATCACCGCGGACGTGCTGGCGGCGCTGGAGATCAGCCACGAGATGGGGCTGGTCCACCGCGACATCAAGCCGGGCAACGTGATGATGACCAAGCGCGGCGTGGTCAAGGTCATGGACTTCGGCATCGCCCGCGCCATGCAGTCCGGCGTGACGTCGATGACGCAGACCGGCATGGTCGTGGGCACCCCGCAGTACCTCTCGCCGGAACAGGCCCTCGGCCGAGGCGTGGACGCCCGTTCCGACCTCTACTCGGTCGGCATCATGCTCTTCCAGCTGGTCACCGGGCGCCTCCCGTTCGACGCGGACTCGCCGCTGGCCATCGCGTACGCGCACGTGCAGGAGGAGCCGGTCGCGCCCTCGTCGGTCAACCGCGCGCTGCCCCCGGCCGTGGACGCCCTGGTGGCCCGCGCGCTGAAGAAGAACCCCAACGAGCGTTTCCCCAGCGCCGAGGCCATGCGCGACGAGTGCCAGCGGGTGGCGGCCTCCTTCCAGGCGGCCGCGCCGAACATCGTGCCCGGCGCGCAGACCTCCAGCGGCGCGGGCGTCGGCTCCGCGGTGTTCCCGCCGGTCGACCAGAGCACCCCGGCGCCGACGGGCCCGGTCCAGACGCCGTACCAGCCGACGCCGAACCCGGGCCCCAACCCGTACGGCACGCCCGCCCCCACGCCGTCGCCGGCGTACGGCTACCCGCAGCAGGGCGGCTACCAGGCCCCGGCCGCGTCGCCGTACGGGCAGCAGCACCCGCAGGGCGCGCACACCCCGCCGCCGTACAACCTCACGCCCTCCGCGCCCGCCTCGGGTTCCGGGGTCGGCCGCAAGAGCAACAAGATGATGGTCGTCGGCGCGATCGCGGTCGCCGTCCTGGTCGTCGGCGGCGGCCTGATCGGCGCGCTGGCCATGAACGACGGCGGGGAGGACCCCAAGGGCGGGGACACCACCGCGAGCGGCTCCCCGTCACCGTCGAAGGCGGAGGGCTACCGCGGGCCGGACAAGACGAAGACCATCGAGAAGGACGAGTGCACGGAGCCCCAGGAGTCGTACAACGACCCTGACAAGATCAAGGTGCCGGACTTCACCTTCAAGTACATCGGCTCGGTCAAGGAGTGCTTCCAGGCCGCCGGCTGGTCGATGGAGGTCGTCGAGGTCGACGAGAACACCTACGGCGAGGGCTCGGTCCGGGACCAGTTCCCGGTGGCCGGTACGGACGTCGACCCCGACCCCGACAAGATGCCGACGATCCAGCTCAAGGTGTCGACGGGCAACCCGCCGTCCTCCTGA
- the pdhA gene encoding pyruvate dehydrogenase (acetyl-transferring) E1 component subunit alpha, whose translation MTESTAARKPRRSAGSKAAGTTGGKAGTTGAKRTRTTRKTGAAAAKGSETELVQLLTPEGERIETAGDSAYAEYAQYVADITPDELRGLYRDMVLTRRFDAEATALQRQGELGLWASLLGQEAAQIGSGRATRDDDYVFPTYREHGVAWCRGVDPTNLLGMFRGVNNGGWDPNSNNFHLYTIVIGSQALHATGYAMGVAKDGADSGVIAYFGDGASSQGDVSEAFNFAAVYNAPVVFFCQNNQWAISESNEKQTRVPLYQRAQGFGFPGVRVDGNDVLASLAVTRWALDRARRGEGPALIEAYTYRMGAHTTSDDPSRYRHDDERAAWEAKDPILRLRRFLESANHADEGFFAELEAESEALGKRVREVVRAMPDPDRFAIFENVYADGHALVDEERARFAAYQASFAEAEGV comes from the coding sequence GTGACCGAGAGCACTGCCGCGCGCAAGCCGCGACGCAGCGCCGGAAGCAAGGCGGCCGGTACGACCGGCGGCAAGGCTGGCACCACCGGCGCCAAGCGCACCCGTACCACCCGCAAGACCGGCGCCGCCGCAGCGAAGGGCTCCGAGACGGAGCTGGTGCAGCTGCTGACGCCCGAGGGCGAACGGATCGAGACCGCCGGCGACTCCGCTTACGCCGAGTACGCCCAGTACGTCGCCGACATCACCCCCGACGAGCTGCGCGGCCTGTACCGCGACATGGTGCTCACCCGGCGCTTCGACGCCGAGGCCACCGCTCTGCAGCGCCAGGGCGAGCTGGGCCTGTGGGCCTCGCTGCTGGGCCAGGAGGCCGCCCAGATCGGCTCCGGCCGGGCCACCCGGGACGACGACTACGTCTTCCCGACCTACCGCGAGCACGGCGTCGCCTGGTGCCGCGGCGTCGACCCGACCAATCTCCTCGGCATGTTCCGCGGTGTGAACAACGGCGGCTGGGACCCCAACAGCAACAACTTCCACCTCTACACGATCGTCATCGGCTCGCAGGCGCTGCACGCCACCGGCTACGCCATGGGCGTGGCCAAGGACGGCGCGGACTCGGGCGTGATCGCGTACTTCGGCGACGGCGCCTCCAGCCAGGGCGACGTCAGCGAGGCGTTCAACTTCGCCGCCGTCTACAACGCCCCCGTGGTGTTCTTCTGCCAGAACAACCAGTGGGCGATCTCCGAGTCCAACGAGAAGCAGACCCGGGTGCCGCTCTACCAGCGCGCCCAGGGCTTCGGCTTCCCCGGCGTCCGCGTCGACGGCAACGACGTCCTCGCCTCCCTCGCGGTCACCCGCTGGGCCCTGGACCGCGCCCGGCGCGGTGAGGGACCGGCGCTGATCGAGGCGTACACGTACCGCATGGGCGCCCACACCACCTCGGACGACCCCTCGCGCTACCGGCACGACGACGAGCGTGCCGCCTGGGAGGCCAAGGACCCGATCCTGCGCCTTCGCCGCTTCCTGGAGTCCGCAAACCACGCGGACGAGGGATTCTTCGCGGAACTGGAGGCGGAGAGCGAGGCGTTGGGCAAACGAGTGCGCGAAGTGGTCCGTGCCATGCCGGACCCGGACCGTTTCGCCATCTTCGAGAATGTGTACGCGGACGGGCACGCGCTCGTCGACGAGGAGCGGGCCCGGTTCGCCGCCTACCAGGCGTCGTTCGCAGAGGCCGAGGGGGTCTGA
- a CDS encoding response regulator, translated as MREDGKVRVFLLDDHEVVRRGVHDLLSGEPDIEVVGEAGTAADALARVPAARPDVAVLDVRLPDGSGVEVCREIRSRDESVRCLMLTSFADDEALFDAIMAGASGYVLKDIRGAELLGAVREVAAGKSLLDPAATARVLERLRDGGTRTDDRLARLTEQERRILDLIGEGMTNRAIGERLHLAEKTIKNYVSSLLAKLGMQRRSQAAAFVARLQAENR; from the coding sequence GTGCGCGAAGACGGAAAAGTCCGGGTATTCCTCCTCGACGACCACGAGGTAGTGCGCCGCGGGGTGCACGATCTGCTCTCGGGCGAGCCCGACATCGAGGTGGTGGGCGAGGCCGGTACGGCGGCCGACGCGCTGGCCCGGGTCCCGGCCGCCCGGCCCGACGTCGCGGTGCTGGACGTCCGGCTGCCCGACGGCAGCGGCGTGGAGGTCTGCCGCGAGATCCGCTCCCGCGACGAGTCCGTCCGGTGCCTCATGCTGACCTCCTTCGCGGACGACGAGGCGCTCTTCGACGCGATCATGGCGGGCGCCTCCGGGTACGTCCTCAAGGACATCCGGGGCGCCGAGCTGCTGGGCGCCGTCCGGGAGGTGGCCGCGGGCAAGTCGCTGCTCGACCCGGCGGCCACCGCGCGGGTGCTGGAGCGGCTGCGCGACGGCGGCACCCGCACCGACGACCGGCTCGCCCGCCTCACCGAGCAGGAGCGGCGCATCCTGGACCTGATCGGCGAGGGAATGACCAACCGAGCGATCGGCGAGAGACTGCACCTCGCCGAAAAAACGATCAAGAATTACGTGTCGAGTCTGCTGGCCAAACTCGGAATGCAGCGGCGTTCCCAGGCGGCGGCCTTCGTGGCCCGGTTGCAGGCCGAGAACCGCTGA
- a CDS encoding DUF1648 domain-containing protein, translating into MRDTTVAVRTTAVVWTVGVTAVLAGMPLMVRGRLPDPLATHWGLSGGVPDGSMPLWAASLFPALIWLLMAGVTLGLLLRGRTGSHHPWTAATLLPTGIVLAGSQAALVRANLDRAHWQEARQPTAWIVAVLVAAVVAGVGAWFVATRRPADTAAAGAHASGVPALDLPDGRRVVWFSRTANPWLRLVAAVTGLAAAGALVAVVGGLADPGGLWAAFAGCAVASLSCALFSSVQVRVSERGLEVSFGPFGRPARRWAPGDIEAARAEVRSPAQVGGWGYRVSGLGTTVMLRAGECLVIRPRGRRTDFAVSVDDAERGAALLNAVRAGRAS; encoded by the coding sequence GTGAGGGACACGACGGTGGCGGTGCGGACGACGGCGGTGGTCTGGACGGTCGGTGTCACGGCCGTGCTGGCCGGGATGCCGCTCATGGTGCGGGGACGGCTGCCCGACCCGCTGGCGACCCACTGGGGGCTGAGCGGTGGAGTGCCCGACGGGTCGATGCCGCTGTGGGCGGCGTCCCTCTTCCCGGCGCTGATCTGGCTGCTCATGGCGGGGGTGACGCTCGGCCTGCTGCTGCGCGGCCGCACCGGGTCGCACCACCCGTGGACCGCCGCGACCCTGCTGCCCACCGGCATCGTGCTGGCCGGCTCCCAGGCCGCCCTCGTCCGGGCCAACCTGGACCGCGCCCACTGGCAGGAGGCCCGGCAGCCCACCGCGTGGATCGTCGCGGTCCTCGTCGCGGCCGTCGTCGCGGGAGTGGGCGCCTGGTTCGTCGCCACCCGGCGCCCGGCGGACACCGCGGCCGCCGGTGCCCACGCGTCCGGCGTACCGGCCCTGGACCTCCCCGACGGCCGACGGGTGGTGTGGTTCTCCCGGACCGCCAACCCCTGGCTCCGGCTGGTGGCCGCGGTGACCGGCCTGGCGGCCGCGGGGGCCCTCGTCGCCGTCGTCGGCGGCCTCGCGGACCCCGGCGGCCTGTGGGCGGCGTTCGCCGGCTGCGCCGTCGCGTCCCTGTCCTGCGCCCTGTTCTCCTCGGTGCAGGTGCGGGTCTCGGAGCGGGGCCTGGAGGTGTCCTTCGGCCCGTTCGGCCGGCCCGCGCGACGCTGGGCGCCCGGCGACATCGAGGCGGCGCGCGCCGAGGTCCGCTCTCCCGCCCAGGTGGGCGGCTGGGGTTACCGCGTCAGCGGCCTGGGCACCACGGTGATGCTGCGCGCCGGGGAGTGCCTGGTGATACGGCCCCGGGGGCGCCGTACTGACTTCGCGGTGAGCGTCGACGACGCGGAGCGGGGCGCGGCCCTGCTCAACGCGGTACGCGCGGGCCGGGCTTCCTGA
- a CDS encoding protein kinase domain-containing protein, which produces MAQQQRAQGPSEPEASGGGMSEAPENWGNGGLVGDGRYRLTRRLGRGGMAEVFAAEDVRLGRTVAVKLLRADLAEDPVSKARFTREAQSVAGLNHHAIVAVYDSGEDFVGGQSVPYIVMEIVEGRTIRDLLLNAEAPGPEQALIIVSGVLEALAYSHQHGIVHRDIKPANVIITNNGAVKVMDFGIARALHGASTTMTQTGMVMGTPQYLSPEQALGKAVDHRSDLYATGCLLYELLALRPPFTGETPLSVVYQHVQDIPTPPSEASDASPPELDGLVMRSLAKEPDDRFQTAEEMRGLVQYGLQMLYEQGGHTGTWNTGPVAAHDGRHAPAAGLAGTTVLPHPDHGASGTQQIPQPILPNGYGGGDDGGFEGHGNRGSGRGKLWILAVLAVIAIAAGVALAMNNGGGEQGGTKTDNSPSASTSQSTDSESSSPSPSDEETQENTDPETDRNNGSGGTGGDWDDEPYSPSYTPSESASGEPSGGESAPATPPDGGDSPGTGESPGTGESPGTGESPGTGESPPGDSGGTEGGGTGAPGGSEGGEGGN; this is translated from the coding sequence ATGGCACAGCAGCAGCGCGCCCAGGGCCCGTCCGAACCCGAGGCATCTGGCGGCGGTATGTCTGAAGCGCCGGAGAACTGGGGCAACGGCGGCCTGGTCGGCGACGGCCGGTACCGGCTGACCCGGAGACTCGGGCGGGGCGGCATGGCCGAGGTGTTCGCCGCCGAGGACGTCCGCCTCGGGCGCACCGTGGCGGTCAAGCTGCTCCGCGCCGACCTCGCCGAGGACCCGGTCTCCAAGGCCCGCTTCACGCGCGAGGCGCAGTCGGTGGCCGGGCTCAACCACCACGCCATCGTGGCCGTCTACGACTCCGGCGAGGACTTCGTCGGCGGTCAGTCCGTGCCGTACATCGTGATGGAGATCGTCGAGGGCCGCACCATCCGCGACCTCCTCCTCAACGCCGAGGCGCCCGGCCCCGAGCAGGCGCTGATCATCGTCTCCGGCGTCCTGGAGGCGCTGGCCTACTCGCACCAGCACGGCATCGTGCACCGCGACATCAAGCCCGCCAACGTCATCATCACCAACAACGGCGCGGTGAAGGTGATGGACTTCGGCATCGCCCGCGCCCTGCACGGCGCGTCCACGACGATGACGCAGACCGGCATGGTCATGGGCACCCCGCAGTACCTCTCCCCGGAGCAGGCTCTCGGCAAGGCGGTCGACCACCGCTCCGACCTGTACGCGACGGGCTGCCTGCTCTACGAACTCCTCGCGCTGCGCCCGCCGTTCACCGGCGAGACCCCGCTGTCGGTGGTCTACCAGCACGTCCAGGACATCCCGACCCCGCCGTCCGAGGCCTCCGACGCCTCGCCGCCGGAGCTCGACGGACTGGTGATGCGCTCGCTGGCCAAGGAGCCCGACGACCGCTTCCAGACCGCCGAGGAGATGCGCGGCCTGGTCCAGTACGGGCTGCAGATGCTGTACGAGCAGGGCGGTCACACCGGCACCTGGAACACCGGCCCGGTCGCCGCGCACGACGGCCGGCACGCCCCGGCGGCCGGGCTCGCGGGCACGACGGTGCTGCCGCATCCCGACCACGGCGCCTCCGGCACCCAGCAGATCCCCCAGCCGATCCTGCCGAACGGCTACGGCGGGGGCGACGACGGCGGTTTCGAGGGCCACGGCAACCGGGGCAGCGGACGCGGCAAGCTGTGGATCCTGGCCGTCCTGGCGGTGATCGCCATCGCCGCGGGCGTCGCGCTGGCCATGAACAACGGCGGGGGCGAGCAGGGCGGCACGAAGACGGACAACAGTCCGTCGGCGTCCACCTCGCAGAGCACCGACAGCGAGTCCTCCAGCCCTTCGCCGAGCGACGAGGAGACGCAGGAGAACACCGACCCGGAGACGGACCGGAACAACGGCAGCGGGGGCACCGGCGGGGACTGGGACGACGAGCCCTACTCGCCGTCGTACACGCCGTCCGAGAGCGCGTCGGGGGAGCCGTCGGGCGGCGAGAGCGCGCCGGCCACACCGCCGGACGGTGGGGATTCCCCGGGCACCGGCGAATCCCCGGGCACGGGCGAGTCCCCCGGCACCGGCGAGTCTCCGGGCACCGGCGAGTCTCCGCCGGGCGACAGCGGTGGCACCGAGGGCGGCGGCACCGGCGCTCCGGGCGGTTCCGAGGGCGGCGAAGGCGGCAACTGA
- a CDS encoding dihydrolipoamide acetyltransferase family protein has translation MTEGSVREFKMPDVGEGLTEAEILKWYVQPGDTVTDGQVVCEVETAKAAVELPIPYDGVVRELHFPEGTTVDVGTSIIAVAVGGGAAAEPAQEAVEETAAAPAAAPAATTGAAEEKKPEARQPVLVGYGVSTSSTRRRPRKGAQVPAQEVPAASAAIQAEMNGHGPAAPATRERPLAKPPVRKLAKDLGVDLATVTPTGPDGVVTREDVHAAVAATQAAEPQAAPADRAPAAPAPAPAASAAASPAPAAVSYDTARETRVPVKGVRKATAAAMVGSAFTAPHVTEFVTVDVTRTMKLVEELKQDKEFAGLRVNPLLLVSKALLVAIRRNPEVNASWDEAAQEIVVKHYVNLGIAAATPRGLIVPNIKDAHAKTLPQLAESLGELVSTAREGKTSPAGMQGGTVTITNVGVFGVDTGTPILNPGESAILAVGAIKLQPWVHKGKVKPRQVTTLALSFDHRLVDGELGSKVLADVAAILEQPKRLLTWA, from the coding sequence ATGACTGAAGGGTCCGTGCGCGAGTTCAAGATGCCCGACGTGGGCGAGGGACTCACCGAGGCCGAGATCCTCAAGTGGTACGTACAGCCCGGTGACACGGTCACCGACGGCCAGGTGGTGTGCGAGGTCGAGACGGCGAAGGCCGCCGTCGAACTGCCCATCCCCTACGACGGTGTGGTGCGCGAGCTGCACTTCCCCGAGGGCACCACGGTCGACGTGGGCACGTCGATCATCGCGGTGGCCGTCGGCGGCGGGGCCGCGGCGGAGCCGGCACAGGAGGCCGTCGAGGAGACGGCCGCCGCTCCGGCAGCCGCACCGGCCGCGACGACCGGCGCCGCGGAGGAGAAGAAGCCCGAGGCCCGCCAGCCGGTCCTGGTCGGGTACGGGGTGTCCACCTCCTCGACCCGTCGCCGCCCCCGCAAGGGCGCCCAGGTCCCGGCCCAGGAGGTACCGGCGGCGTCCGCCGCGATCCAGGCCGAGATGAACGGCCACGGTCCGGCCGCGCCGGCCACCCGCGAGCGCCCGCTCGCCAAGCCCCCGGTGCGCAAGCTGGCCAAGGACCTCGGCGTCGACCTGGCCACGGTCACCCCGACCGGCCCGGACGGCGTCGTCACCCGCGAGGACGTGCACGCGGCGGTCGCCGCCACGCAGGCCGCCGAACCGCAGGCGGCACCGGCCGACCGGGCCCCCGCCGCCCCCGCCCCCGCCCCCGCCGCCTCCGCGGCCGCGTCCCCGGCCCCGGCGGCGGTGTCGTACGACACGGCGCGCGAGACCCGCGTCCCGGTCAAGGGCGTGCGCAAGGCGACGGCGGCGGCGATGGTCGGCTCGGCGTTCACCGCGCCGCACGTGACCGAGTTCGTGACGGTCGACGTGACGCGCACGATGAAGCTGGTCGAGGAGCTGAAGCAGGACAAGGAGTTCGCGGGTCTGCGGGTGAATCCGCTCCTGCTCGTCTCCAAGGCCCTGCTGGTGGCGATCCGGCGCAATCCGGAGGTCAACGCCTCCTGGGACGAGGCGGCGCAGGAGATCGTGGTCAAGCACTACGTCAACCTGGGCATCGCCGCCGCGACCCCGCGCGGCCTGATCGTCCCGAACATCAAGGACGCCCACGCCAAGACGCTTCCGCAGCTGGCCGAGTCCCTGGGCGAGCTGGTGTCGACGGCCCGGGAGGGCAAGACCTCCCCGGCCGGGATGCAGGGCGGCACGGTGACCATCACCAACGTCGGCGTCTTCGGCGTCGACACCGGCACGCCGATCCTCAACCCGGGCGAGTCCGCGATCCTCGCGGTCGGTGCGATCAAGCTCCAGCCGTGGGTCCACAAGGGCAAGGTGAAGCCGCGTCAGGTGACCACGCTGGCACTGAGTTTCGACCACCGCCTGGTCGACGGCGAGCTGGGTTCCAAGGTGCTCGCCGACGTCGCGGCCATCCTGGAGCAGCCGAAGCGGCTGCTCACCTGGGCCTGA
- a CDS encoding NAD(P)H-quinone oxidoreductase: MHAITISEPGGPEALTWAEVPDPVPGEGEVLVEVVASAVNRADIMQRQGFYDPPPGSSPYPGLECSGRVAALGPGVSGWSVGDEVCALLAGGGYAQKVAVPAGQLLPVPEGVGLREAAALPEVVCTVWSNVFMVAHLRPGETLLVHGGSSGIGTMAIQLAKAVGAKVAVTAGTKEKLERCAELGADILINYREQDFVAEVKDATGGAGADVILDNMGAKYLDRNVQALAVNGRLAIIGMQGGRKGELNIGALLAKRAAVSATSLRARPLEEKAAIVAAVREHVWPLLAAGHVRPVVDRELPMSDAPGAHRVVEESGHIGKVLLVTS, encoded by the coding sequence ATGCATGCGATCACGATTTCCGAACCCGGTGGCCCCGAGGCGCTGACCTGGGCCGAGGTCCCCGACCCGGTGCCCGGCGAGGGCGAGGTCCTGGTCGAGGTGGTGGCCAGTGCCGTCAACCGCGCCGACATCATGCAGCGCCAGGGCTTCTACGACCCCCCGCCGGGCTCCTCCCCCTACCCCGGCCTGGAGTGCTCCGGACGGGTCGCCGCGCTCGGTCCCGGCGTGTCCGGCTGGTCCGTCGGCGACGAGGTGTGCGCACTGCTCGCGGGCGGCGGCTACGCCCAGAAGGTCGCCGTCCCGGCCGGTCAGCTGCTGCCGGTGCCGGAGGGCGTCGGCCTGAGGGAGGCGGCCGCGCTGCCCGAGGTGGTCTGCACCGTCTGGTCGAACGTCTTCATGGTGGCCCACCTGCGCCCCGGCGAGACGCTCCTCGTGCACGGCGGCTCCAGCGGCATCGGCACCATGGCGATCCAGCTGGCCAAGGCCGTCGGCGCGAAGGTCGCCGTGACGGCGGGCACCAAGGAGAAGCTGGAACGCTGCGCCGAGCTCGGCGCCGACATCCTGATCAACTACCGGGAGCAGGACTTCGTCGCCGAGGTGAAGGACGCCACCGGCGGTGCGGGCGCGGACGTCATCCTCGACAACATGGGCGCCAAGTACCTGGACCGCAACGTCCAGGCGCTCGCCGTCAACGGCCGCCTCGCCATCATCGGCATGCAGGGCGGCCGCAAGGGCGAGCTCAACATCGGCGCGCTCCTCGCCAAGCGCGCCGCCGTCAGCGCGACCTCGCTGCGCGCCCGCCCCCTGGAGGAGAAGGCGGCGATCGTGGCGGCCGTCCGCGAGCACGTCTGGCCGCTGCTGGCCGCAGGGCACGTCCGTCCGGTCGTGGACCGTGAGCTCCCGATGAGCGACGCCCCGGGCGCCCACCGGGTCGTGGAGGAGAGCGGGCACATCGGCAAGGTCCTGCTGGTCACCTCGTAG
- a CDS encoding bacterial proteasome activator family protein — protein sequence MEMPRNDRSPENPQILVVGQDGMALSGGGGDDDSREIPVTEQVEQPAKVMRIGSMIKQLLEEVRVAPLDEASRARLKEIHASSVKELEDGLAPELVEELERLSLPFTDGATPTDAELRIAQAQLVGWLEGLFHGIQTTLFAQQMAARAQLEQMRRALPPGAGPEGEEPHPGGRTGGPYL from the coding sequence ATGGAGATGCCGAGGAACGACAGGTCGCCGGAGAACCCCCAGATCCTGGTCGTCGGCCAGGACGGAATGGCGCTCAGCGGCGGCGGGGGAGACGACGACTCCCGGGAGATTCCGGTGACCGAGCAGGTGGAGCAGCCTGCCAAGGTCATGCGGATCGGCAGCATGATCAAGCAGCTGCTGGAGGAGGTGCGTGTAGCGCCCCTGGACGAGGCGAGCCGGGCCCGGCTCAAGGAGATCCACGCCAGCTCGGTGAAGGAGCTGGAGGACGGACTGGCCCCCGAGCTGGTCGAGGAGCTGGAGCGGCTGTCCCTGCCGTTCACGGACGGCGCGACCCCGACCGACGCGGAACTGCGGATCGCCCAGGCACAGCTGGTCGGCTGGCTGGAGGGCCTCTTCCACGGCATCCAGACCACGCTGTTCGCCCAGCAGATGGCCGCGCGGGCCCAGCTGGAGCAGATGCGCCGGGCGCTGCCGCCGGGCGCCGGCCCGGAGGGCGAGGAGCCGCACCCCGGCGGCCGCACCGGCGGCCCCTACCTGTAG